A stretch of DNA from Salvelinus sp. IW2-2015 linkage group LG20, ASM291031v2, whole genome shotgun sequence:
TGGCTAGCCATCTTACCGTATCAATGCCTGCTAGTGTGGCGGCTCCTATCCCTGTCATCAACCTGGACCCCGTCCCCTCAAGCACCGTCAACACGGCCCCAGCCTACCCCGTCACCAACACCCCTGCAGCCAACCCCCTCCTGGAGTCTCTGAAAATGATGAGGAACAACCCCCTCACCAGTGCTGCTGCTGACAATACTACAGGTCTGTTAATCACATATCAATCATTTAAAGTTGCGAGCCACTTTTGTTTGGTAGTTGCCGTtgagtgattgtttgtttatATGAGTTGTTACTCAAAAGcctatttttctcttgttttccCTCCCGCTCCGGCTGTCTCCTTGGTGACAGCAGTGACGACCCATGTACCACTGGTGCCTGCAGAGCAGAAGTCAAAGACCAACTTGACTGCTCCTCAGCTCACACTACTCTCCCAGCCTGCACtaccctccctctcccagcctgcactaccctccctctcccagcctgcactaccctccctctcccagcctgcactaccctccctctcccagcctgCNNNNNCtaccctccctctcccagcctgcactaccctccctctcccagcctgcactaccctccctctcccagcctgcactaccctccctctcccagcctgCCAGCACCATGCCCTCTGCCTTCACCCAGGCACTGAGCCAAGTCACCAAGGCCCCCAGCAGTGTCCCCATCCTGGGTGGAGCGAGCCTGTTTGGAATGGTCAATCCACTGACTGCCCCGTCCTCCTCACCGGCCCCCACCACTACCACAACCGCCACCACAGAAACAACCAGTAGTAATAATCCCCTCCTGTCCTCTGGGTTCAAGCCCATCTTCGGGGCCACGGCCTCAGCCCCAGAGGGCACACCTGCTCTTCCCACCTTTAAACCCATATTTGGAAGTGCCACAGCCACCAGTGCTTTTGGACAGCCAGCCTCCACCTCAGCCCCCTCCAATGCCAGTGCATCTGCCACAGTGTTCAGCAGGCTAACCAACAGCAGTWCAGTGGCCCCAGCTGCCTCCCTGTTCACCGGGCTGTCTAATAGCACCGCCCCCTCCACCAACCCAGCCGCCCCGCCATCTGTCAAGTCTCTGTTTGGAAACTGGAGTGCGCTGCCTGCAACAACTGCTGCCACAACCACTGCCACAGGAAGTACCTTCCAGTTCGGCACTGCCTCCACCACAGCTCCTGGACCCACCCTCAGCTCCACCGCAGCCGCCACCACTAGCAACAGCGGCTTTTCGTTTGGTGCGATGACCACCACCTCTGCCGACACTCAACTCGCACCCTCAGCCACCGCCCAGGGGGGATTCACCTTTGGCCAGCCTGTAGCCACCCAGAACTCTACCACCGCATCCTTCTGTGGCTTTGGCATGGCCACTGCAGCCRCWGCYACTGCTTCTGCACCTGCAAACCAGTCCACTTTCACGTTTGGGAAGTCGTCGTTCGAAGCTCCGGTGGCATCGGCGTTCCCCAGTGCGATTCAGGCCCCGGCTGCTACTGCGGCAGCTAATCCTTTCACGTTTGGTTCATCTGCCACTGGGGCCACCCCTGCCCCTTTTGCTTTTGGCGCGGCTGCCACTACGGCGGCCTCTACCTTTGGGACCACCACTAAGCTGGCATTTGGAGCCAACTCCACAGGTTTTGCATTTGGCAACACCACGGGCACCACAGCAGCCCCTGCCTTTGGCTCTGCCACCCAGACTGTCGGCATACTCCCAGCCTCCGCYCCAACTTTCTCGTTTGGTGGTGTGTCCACACAGCAGGCCCCTGCTACCCCTGCCCAGCCAGCCACCGGAGGTTTCAACTTCGGCACAGCCATTTCAGGCACTCagtttggaacctctaaccccaCAACAMAGACACCAGGCTTCAACTTTGGTTAGTAGATCTAGTATAATATAAGACCCACTCTTTTACTGATTATGATTTCAGGAATTCACAAATTTTGATTAATTCTGCATTTGGTGGCAGAAGTAGTACTTTACATTTTTGGCCAGTTCAAACAAGYTTGTCTTTTATTTTAGTCCCTAATTGTTCATTTATTGCTGTCACATGTACAGGGACGTCTACCCCTGCTTTTGGCCAGAGCACAGCTGCAGGTCCTGTCCCCTTTGGAAGCCCAGGAACTCCAGTTCAAGGATTCAGTGCTATGGGATCCTCATCATTCGGTAAGAAAATAACTGGAGCTTGTTTCTGATTCTCACGCATTATGCCTCAAGTGTGTAGCAAAACGCGTCTTGGAATTTGAGGTTACGGTAATTGGCCAGGCCAGTGTACACTGTCACCAGCATGACTATTCCGGGGGCGggcgttattattattattattattgaggtTATTACTTATAAATATTCATCAACAAATGAAGAATTCCCTGGTTGGAGAGGATCTGTCATACTGACACAACATTAATGGAGTCAAATAAAGATGTATGYCGACCGTGGCCGTGTCTGTTGGCTTTTCTGCATATAATTTTGTTTAAATACAGATCCTGGTTTCTCCCAGTTTTCCCGAACTATTCGCAAAAGTCACAACcctgctgctgcggtcatccgatggcattgacaTATTCTTCAGAGGATGYTGTAATGAGAGAAATAATGTGGTCTAAGCTACTGAAAACAGTCCTTTTTACTAGATTACATCATGACAGGAGTGTTTGAATCTTATTAAAGAGATGGAATCCAGGCAGGCTACTTTAGGAAGCTTTTTGAGTGGACATGCACTgcgtggccaaaagtatgtggattaaaatcatgggcattaacatggagttggtccccccctttgctgctataacagcctccactcttctgtgacagctttgcactagttgtgggaacattgctgtggagacttgcttccattcagtcacaagcattagtgaggtcgggcactgatgttgggcgattaggcctggctcgcagaaggcgttccaattcatctaaGTTGCTccatggggttgaggtcggggctctgtgcaggccagtcaagttcttccacaccgatctcgacaaaccatttctgtatggaccccgctttgtgcacggggggattgtcatgctgaaacaggaaggtcCTTCCacaaagcacagaattgtctagaatgtaattgtatgctgtagcgttaagatttcccttcactggaagtaaggggcctagcccgaaccatgaaaaacggaCCAAGACCactattcctccaccaccaaactttacagttgacaccatgcattgtggcaggtagcgttctcctggcatccgccaaatccagattMGTCTGCCagatgaagtgtgattcatcactccagagaacgtgtttccagagtccaatggcagcgagctttacaccactccagcccatGYttggcattgcgcatggtgatctcaggcttgtgtgcgactgcttggccatggaaacccatttcatgaagctcctgacagtTATTGTGATGAMgttgcttccagagtcagtttggaactcagtagtgagtgttgcaaccgaggacagaatttTTACATGCTCCAGTACTYggcggtcctgttctgtgagcttgtgtgacctaccactttgcTCTTAGATGTTATCCCTTCACAATGGCAGCACTTACAGWtgaccagggcagaaatttgacgaactgacttgttggaaaggtggcatcctgtgacggtgtcaccttgaaagtcaccgagctcttcagtaaagccaatctactgccaatgtttgtctatggagattacatggctgtgtgctcattttttttatacacctatcagcaacgggtgtggctgaaatagagaaatcaactaatttgaaggggtgtccacatacttttgtatatgtgtgGAGATGTAAACACACATCACTCTcaccaaaaaaaaagaaacgtcctgtcactgttaactgcgtttattttctgcaaacttaacgtgtacatttttgtatgaacataaggttcaacaactgacataaactgaacaagttccacagacatgtgactaacaaaaatttaataatgtgtccctgaacaaagcgggtgtaaaaatcaaaagtaacagtcagtactggtgtggccaccagctgcattaagtactgcagtgcatctcttcatggactgcacagatttgccagttcttgctttgagatgttaccccactcttccaccaagtacctgcaagttccctgacatttctggggggatggcctctagcctcaccctccgatccaacaggtcccaacgtgctcaatgggattgagatccgggctcttcgtggccatggcagaacactgacattcctgtcttgcaggaaatcacgcacagaacgagcagtatggctggtggcattgtcatgctggagggtcatgtcaggatgagcctgcaggaagggtaccacatgagggaggaggatgtcttccctgtaacgcagagCGTTGAGATTTGCYTGCMGTGTCAACAAGYtcagtccgatgatgctgtgacacaccgccccagaccatgatggaccctccacctccaaatcgatcccgctccagagtacaggcctctgtgtaacacTCATTaatttgacgataaacgcgaatccgaccatcgtccctggtgagacaaaaccgcgacttgtcagtgaagagcactttttgccagtcctgtctggtccagcgacggtgggtttgtgcccataggcgacgttgttgcaggTGTTGTGtcgtgaggacctgccttacaacaggcctacaagcccccagtccagcctctgtccgcaataggctgagagtctaactcgggcagttgttgccatcctgtacctgtcccgcaggtgtgacgtaccgatcctgtgcaggtgttgttacacggtctgccactgcgaggatgatcagctgtccgtccggtctccctgtagcgctggcGTAGGCGTCTCttagtacagacattgcaatttattgctctggcctcctctacagtcctcatgcctgcttgaagcatgcctaaggtatgttcacgcagatgagcagggaccctgggtatctttcttttggtgtttttcagagtcagtagaaaggcgtctttagtttcctaagttttcataactgtggtcttaattgcctaccgtttgtaagctgttagtgtcttaacgactgttccacaggtgcatgttcatgaattgtttatggttcattttaacaagcatgggaaacagtgtttaacccctttacaatgaaggtctgtgaagttatttggatttttacaaattatctttaaaagaccgggtcctgaaaaggggacgtttctctttttgtgtacacacacacacacacacgtgtatagGCCTATAGAGAATCAGCGAACAGACACGCACGCATCTGTCAGTCAAAGCCACTAGCGTGTGTcagacataaaaaaatatttgtcctttccttaaaaagaaaaaaaaaaaaaaacctaggCCTACCTTAGGCTTTCCGAAAGTAGGCTATAAGATAATTTATTGACAAGGAAAGTATAATGGGGACAGAAATGTATGTAACGAAATGACAGGGATTAATGATAAAttgcctgttttacaaacggtaggctaTCACTTGGGTATTCACAAAAGTGCATTGCCGGCCGACACACTAAAGCCTAGGCTACTATTCTACTTTGCGTGGATTGGAGGGCGGCAATTTTTTTGGTGTCGCCTAGGTTGGCATAGCGGCCAGGCCTGATCAGTCTATACATTTTAAGAAAAGATTCCGTATCAGATTATATCATGCCAGGTTGGAGAGGATTGGAGCATTATCCATTTGACACATTAGTGCATTATAGGCCTCATTGACGGTTGAATAATTAATGAATAGTCACACATCCAACCTTCCAAAAAAACTATTTACTAGCAAGCAATGAAAACATGCATTGTATAAAAGAAAGTCTACATGTCAACATTTTTTGTAGTGAAGTGCCACAGCTCGTAGCGTTCTAGCGGATTAGCTGCTCCAGCATCAAAGGAAAGAGGCGGAGACGTAGAAAGTTTAATAGATAGTGTAACCTCCCACTATTAGGTACARTTCATCTACATGAAAATATAGTTCAGAATTTGAATTTtgacggttattttattttcatggtcTTCCATAAGTTGCAGTAATTAAATTACCATCACATCTGTATTTCTTTTTGMCTTTGAGAAGCTGTGGTGGTTCTAGTCAACAGCCAGGTGCATTTTTGTATTGACACACTAACTCCTCTCTTGTTCTTTGTGACCAGGCTCTCCATCAGCTCCTTCGTTCTCCATTGGCGCTGGCTCCAAAACATCAGGGGCGCGCCAGAGGCTACAGGCCCGACGGCAGCACCCCAGGAAGAAGTAGCCCAGCCAGGTGTGGTAGCATCTGGCATAGCCCGGATGCCCTTACCCATACAGCACTGCCATGACATCGTCCAGAGGAGCTGAACTGATACTTCTATGGCTAACACATTGTAACCCCAGTCAGACCAACAGCCCTCTCTAGCCTTCTGTTCCCCTGGCCGGGCTGGCCCCCTTTGTGGTACAGGGTTAGCAGAGGAGCACACACACCTACTAGGATGGCTCTACTGATTGTGTAGCCACTCTCACAGTGAGGAAAAGAAAGGGGGATATGAGGCAAAACGATAGTGGGTTTATACT
This window harbors:
- the LOC111979967 gene encoding nuclear envelope pore membrane protein POM 121, which translates into the protein IGYVDARHHGISKSSRRRGAAMSSREKRLIALISIVFCATAIFCLVLYYIPTLLYIAFILGVCCVACYYHSGESLYVSLGPHPRRGLRIPPVLRRWLPGIANGVPTAGRVRSRTVKDDVRESVVFTGQRRFESAICRKDAGHSDSFLLSPRDILMGSYIGKAESPPSVGRPRAGASSGANPNAREQLTLRERLARPNQAVSTPNRRLSFGGEPLGTMGRFTITPQRHYPLQQTGTSSVGILPPNQWDGFRKKNILTPRNSPAVHSPVTVKIARPDHNTTRSQLFDHXNSPGVLGSPGLGAPVDPCSRETVLSVLKESRKRVVEDDRSFTAGQKSKRRRHDSSGSAHLAFEPLLPNGAPSQLVLNSLKRGLNAMVEESTMKRSRTXSISSMSCGLTPSGTLGSVRNSIRSSLSSSQGVSQWKKASTRSLSPLSSPGSSRSQTPERASKKPREEDARSPSSVSLARSDKTLTDPAPTTGKLSPAPEVPVASASSDSAGSGKRKRKIPLVSSRRGDQISLPPPPELGYTITVKDLDQEKKAALSQINTVLKEPEPEKPAPVVTTSSKPPVSDNPTPTLLASHLTVSMPASVAAPIPVINLDPVPSSTVNTAPAYPVTNTPAANPLLESLKMMRNNPLTSAAADNTTAVTTHVPLVPAEQKSKTNLTAPQLTLLSQPALPSLSQPALPSLSQPPALPSLSQPALPSLSQPALPSLSQPASTMPSAFTQALSQVTKAPSSVPILGGASLFGMVNPLTAPSSSPAPTTTTTATTETTSSNNPLLSSGFKPIFGATASAPEGTPALPTFKPIFGSATATSAFGQPASTSAPSNASASATVFSRLTNSSXVAPAASLFTGLSNSTAPSTNPAAPPSVKSLFGNWSALPATTAATTTATGSTFQFGTASTTAPGPTLSSTAAATTSNSGFSFGAMTTTSADTQLAPSATAQGGFTFGQPVATQNSTTASFCGFGMATAAXATASAPANQSTFTFGKSSFEAPVASAFPSAIQAPAATAAANPFTFGSSATGATPAPFAFGAAATTAASTFGTTTKLAFGANSTGFAFGNTTGTTAAPAFGSATQTVGILPASAPTFSFGGVSTQQAPATPAQPATGGFNFGTAISGTQFGTSNPTTXTPGFNFGTSTPAFGQSTAAGPVPFGSPGTPVQGFSAMGSSSFGSPSAPSFSIGAGSKTSGARQRLQARRQHPRKK